The Nerophis ophidion isolate RoL-2023_Sa linkage group LG05, RoL_Noph_v1.0, whole genome shotgun sequence genomic interval TAGCCTTTAAACATTTAACTAGTCTTTTTAGTTTTAACAGATACGCTTTTTAATTTCAAACCCATATAGAAGGCATTGAAATGTGTGTAGAAAAAAGCAGCTGTTaagattttgtgctgtttttcttttgtttttatttacttttgttaaaaaaaatgttttttttaactttggcaTGATGGTCAGATTGAATGATAAGAAGTAGTCGGATTTAAAAATACAGAGGAACCTGCTTATGTCGACAACCAGTCCAAACTgggagacactagtgatttaaggctgtataagtaatcattgattgattgattgattgattgattgattgattgaaatggagCAACTCAGCATATGCTTCGGATTATTAGAAAGTACCCGCTTAAACCGACATACAAGATGGATCGCTTTTCCAGACATAACATGTATGACCAAAACAggtcatttttgtattattacaaCAACTCACCATTTGATTTGATTCTGATTATTGGGGTGACAATTTGTTTTAacacgattctccattcaaactgACCCTTGCAATAcattatttgcccccaaaaatttAATAAAACCCTTTCAAAATGGCACTTTCTATATCTTCTCCTGGAGCTTCactcaaaatatgaaatatttcccCTCCAAAAAAATATTAGAAAGTCGAATatatgatgtgaagtaattgaagccttaaataGGACAATTATTTATAACAACATggattttagggacggcgtggcgcagtcggAGAgttgccgtgtgcaacccgagggtccctggttcaaatcccacctagtaccaacctcgtcacgtcagttgtgtcctgagcaagacacttcacccttgctcctgatgggtgctggttggcgccttgcatggcagctccctccatcagtgtgtgaatgtgtgtgtgaatgggtaaatgtggaagtaatgtcaaagcgctttgagtaccttgaaggtagaaaagcgctatacaagtacaacccatttatttatcatagattttaattaagcatttttttttttgagcaaagacatataaaaaaaatcccactaaaattcttggcgATCCAAAAGGACTCATGGAAGTGTTGAAAAGTTCCCCCACCCCCACTcccaagtggtataaaatggatggatggattagaatctaaattaaaaaaaaatagcttttcgGTTGGGAATCGATTTTTTGGAGTACTTATTGTAATTTATATTAAAAATTGGTttgtatatatatcgatatattgtaGTATTGTTAACTCCCTCATTATAGCTAAGCACCATGTAACAACTGCGGCATAACTACTGTTATCTGCACACAGTAACTTCCTGCAAACTGCGTTCCAGTTTAAAGTAAGCTTTAAAATAAAAGCAAAGCTGTATTAACCTGGATTTTTATTTCAGCAAATAACACAACTTATCAAtgtcattttaattattttttttatcagtcacAGAAAAAAAGATGAGAAGATTGCACAAAAAGAGATATGGTTATTGTAGTCAAGACATACAACCAAATATCCCCTGTTTGATAAGAGTATAAAATACCGTAATGTTGGCGAAATAATAATGTAAGATCAGCCATATCTTCTTCACTCTTGGGCTGGATGTAATTAAGAGGCAAATACCATTGTCCCCTTTAGCCCAACTCCTGAATCGCTCCTCAGAACCAAACACAATACAGGCGATCCTTGGTTTACCACGATGATGTAACAACCGTAGGTTCAAGAACTCTTTATTGACCATTCTCAAGTAAATGTGCGAGTAATGGCTTCGACTTTGGCTATTTTGAATGGGGGTTGAGATAAGTTTGTTCCACTGTAGTGTACACTTATAGTAACTCATGGATCAATCTCATCAATAGATGTCTTCTTTTTCAGATGAATGTGTTTGACTTCACCCTCATCTGTGCATTTATTCAACTGGGTTATCAAAACCCACTGAGTTCTTGGACTCTCAAGCCAAACGGTATGTTTGATGGCCAAGAAAACCCTTCAGGTCAAAGTTCAAATGATTttcatatttcatttttttttcttctatgtttgtttggcatttagTTCTGGTTGTGAAGGTAAATGGTATGTTGGGCCAACAAGCCCTCAAGTGCTTGCACTCAGCAGAGGAAGTAATGAGAGGCGATGACAAGGATATATTGTGGAAGAAGAACGGCGCAGAGGAAGCACAGAGGGGTAATTCATACCTGGTGCAGCTGGAAGAGAGTTTAGGAGGAGGCAACTACAGCTGCTACAGCAAGGACGGGTCTCTCCTCAATCACACTCTCGTCCTGATTCAAGAGGGCAACACAAATAAAAGAAAGATTCTGGTGAAAAGTGACCTAGGTAGAGTCACTTTTAAAACATTACAAGATGCCATTGCGGTTATTTAAACTCGCGTGAGATGTTTGTGTTGCTCGGCTCTGACTGTGTCTCCTCGTTGTAGGGGATTATTTAAAGTGCTCAACCAAAAATTTCGAGGGGGCGTTCAACTGTTCTTGGACCTGGGACAGGTCTCGTGTTGGAAAAGTGGAACTTATCGGAGTTGAACGGTAAGCTCACACACTGTAGCAATGTTTCCTGTCTCGCGGTCCAATAATAACACACTGCTCAGACTCACACTCACGCTGAGAGCAACAGCCAGAAATACTTCATCTGGAACTGCAAAATACGATTAAAGGTCAAGGGCACATCACTGAAATCAGTTTCACATGAATAGTCATACAAGTTGCTGAGTTGTACAGtgtaatccaggggtcgggaacctttttggctgagagagccatacaacctgaatattttaaaaagtatttccttgagagccatataatatatttttttaacactgaatacaactaaatgcatgcatttttaagtaagaccaacattttttgagtataatacgtctcttattcttttaaataacattgttattctgaagctaaccaacaacaaataaaatacttcttaccgttattgcgacttcttcaacaggtgcggtagaaaccggatggatggaataaaatgcatgagaatgttttatattttgaacgttatttttgacactgtgattaccagcggaattattcattacttatcgtgttaagcaatgtcagctaagatttatctgagagcctggtgcagtcatcaaaagagccacatctggctctagagccataggttccctacccctggtgtaatcAAACACCTTAGATCAGGGATTTAGGAATGTGCCCGGTAAAAAAGCCCGTGGGCCGCACTTTTAGACTTACTCCTCCACCAAAAATGTGGTCAGCACTGATTCAAATTTCCTTTTAGTTATCTCTACTCTGCCACTGTACGCTTCTTTACAACCTAGATCTCAGTGTTGTGCTCTTGGTGACAGTGTATTATTAGTACTAGTATCTTGAATATTTTTTATGTCAACATTACagcttttttttctcacattgcTTAATTGTAATTTAGGAATGTGCCAAAGAAAAAACGAGCTGCAGGCCCTCaaatggacacccctgccctagatgaAACGCTGAACTTTTTGTTTACTCACTCACAGAGAAAGGAACTGCTCAGTGGACACCAGTGGTCATCACTCGACATGCAATTTCAGTTGCTCAGAGGACGGCACTGGACACGGGATCTCCTGTGTGGACGAGCAGTACTGCGCCTATGCTGAGGAGAAGAGTCGCATCCACGTCACGGTATACGTGAGGACGGATGATTTCCTGGTGGAGAGCTACTTCAAACACTTCTTTCTGTCCGAAATAGGTCTGTATTCTGTATTTTTTGTTCTGTTCATGTgtcctttgttcctttttttcaaaatattaaaaCTTTCAATAGATGgccattaaaaaaagttttttttttaaatgtgctagaTGAATAGTTTTGTTGGTGTCTTGCAAACAACAAGTTTGGAATAGAATAGAgcatactttattgatccctgggggcaattcagcaccacagttcgctcacaatagaaaataataataatgaataatatataacatatattatatatataatatatgaatagtataaatatattctacatatattttacatttaagcgcagtcaaggaacatatacattatacagtctgatggctgtcggtatgaaggacctcctgtgtcgttccatgttgcatttagggagtctgagccttccactgaaagtgctcattctctccgcaagctCCGAGTGTattgggtgggaggtgttgtccataatggctaggagttttgctagacttctcctctctgacaccaccgccagaaagtccagctccactcccaccacgttacgaAAATTAATACTGTCAAGCCTTGGTTTTTGTAAGCCATCGGACAGTATGAGTCGTTTTTAGGACAAATTTGGACAATATATTTTCCCAGTTTTTCAGTTCTCATCTTTTGGAGGTGTGTGGATCGTAATCTGCTGGAGGTGACCGATGTTTCCAGGCCATTGCTCCCATGCTTTGGAAAAATTTTCCGCCCTCATTGTTGACTCTGTTGACATATTCAAAAGCAATATTAAGACTTTTTTATTTGTTCAAGCTCTTAATTAGCTTCTCTTGGAGTGCATTAATTTTTAtgttgtctatatatatatatatatatatatatatatatatatatataaagtttctTCATTCGTATTCATACTGTGTGTtatattgttttaatgttttaatatatttatttattactttatttttaattattttattattattattattattattattattatttgttttttaggGGGCTTTTATATCAAGTGTAATTTCTGATATTTTAACTGTGTTGTGAAGCACCTTGTGGCTTTTTTCTCTGTACTTACTTATCAGAATAGAGTGcccaaacaaaacattttaagtgtttGTGACTCAGTCGCTGTCCTTCTTTTTTATTGAGTGTAACTGGTTAAGGCTAAAGAGtgtaactaaaaatatatttataaattacgGACCGCGTGGGGTGGCCTTTACTTTAAATAAAGGGAAATAGTTTAGGCGCAACCTATGCAATAggtaatttattttaattaaatgttttttgtttttttttatgcacacATATTACTAGTGTGATTTTAATGATGAcaatgtgcatttattagaaaaaattAAGGTTATggcaattttttttcccaaaattcacagCTTGGCTTTAAACTTTGTTTTATCTGATTACTCGATTAATTGAATGAAGTAATTTATAGCTTACCTGATTACTTAAATAATTGATAGCAATAGCCCGTGATTGCTTAATAAACTACTATGGAACCAAATAATTTTGCCAGGATGCATTCCTCTCTCTGAGCTCTCTTAAATGttaatgtattcatttaatttttCCTTTATATTTATTCTCATTTTGCTTCTGTATCTGGAACAGATTAAGATGCTTTACATTACTACTTGTAggaaaaaaaatccttatttttttTGTAGGATTGGAACTGCCTCTGACTTTTTGGAGAGGATTACAATGTCCGAATCTCGACAATGGGATCAAATTGGGGGCAGATATTTGCATTTTCTAACTGATTGGCGATAATCCGATTTTCACTTCAGCTGTGTCCCAGTGTTTACGTGCTAAAGATTGTACTCACGTAAAAGATTCCTTGAAAAGAAATGCACGCTCAGGAAGACACTATTACATgcccatattttttttgttacaaacaTGCTGGAGTTGCATGAATTCCAGTAGAGTGCATGTCTTGCCAGAAAAAAGGCTGAAATGAGAGAACAAGGCTCGTTGTCTATCCACAGTGCGAAGGCACTCCTAATATACTAATTCCCACCAACATGGCGGAAAATAAACTAACTGTCTCCCAAGTAGCATTTCCACTGAAGGACTAAAGAAAGAGGCATGGCTAAGGGGACagaaaaaaatgtcaatgttaagTAGGGGTGATCGACCCAAATGTTGATACTATCAATACTCAGTGTAGTGCCAGTATATTATCGATACTAAAGTGATCAATCCATATTTATATTTTTCTTGTTcttattattacaaaataaatgtttttctttgatttttattattatttacaaagtgAGGGAGTAAGACTTTAGATACAGAAAGTCCTTGAGGGAAAAACCCAAATAATTTGAATGGGAGCCAGTAGCATTTTTTGCTTTTGTATACTTTTTATGCACTAGCAacatttattttcttaaaaaatgtatGTAGCATTCAACACCACAAATGTAGTACATCATCTTATTCATAACAGTACTAGATAATTCTAAATGTAAAAAGATAAGCTTCATAAAAATATAATGTGTACTTTAGCTACTTGCTATAAAACTTTTAGACTTTTAGACCCATAATCTTTTGTCCAAGTATCAAATCGGTACTTAAAGTTGGATCGTATCTGGGGCCAAATACATTAAACAGGACATCCCTATTACTAACCAAAACTAATTTTTGCCTGTAAATTGTTTTGTGAATGGGGTTTGaatcattttcaaatatttgggagTTATTTTGCCTTGATGCTGTTGGGTATCAAATTGGCCTTTAGAGTTATGGCGATAGCTAAACTGGGAACTTCTTTTGTAATGTATACATTTGTCAAAAGTTGACCTCTTCTCTTTGCTTTAACAGTGAAACCTGACAAAGTGAAAATACGTAGAGTCAACACTTCGATGATCGAATGGACTTACCCAAGCTCCTGGAGCAGCCCCTACTCTTACTTCCCCCTGACGTTCCAAGTTTTAGAGCGCCGACGTGGGTGCAAAACTTGTGACAAACCCTGCAATGAGTCAGCCAATGCAAAGGTGAGGACAACAGTTACAACTGTTGTTGTAATGAAATTGAAAGTACTATTCATCATTTATTTGTGAGACACCACAGAAGGTGGATACAAATGGTATGTTACTTTATGGAGCTTTGTGTCTTTTGTCAGACCATAACGGTGCACTCCTTGAGCACTTGTCAGTTTGAGGTCAAGCACAAGTCTGGGACTGTCTGTGTCCGAGCCAAGGATGCTCTCTGCAACTCACAATGGAGTGAATGGAGCCACCTAAGGTCAGTTTATGCATTAATAATACCAGTTCCAGTCATGTCTATTTGTGTTCCATTACTGGCATGGTACAGGCCCATGCCTTTATTTCCCAGGTTTTGAAGCAGTTTTTTTGTGGTCCTGACCTTTGTTTTTTCATGACACTGTTTTCCTAATGGGCTGTTGTAGTACATGACTGATTTGTTTATTCTTTTTATGTTTTTCTATTCCAGTATAGaatgaggaagaagaagaaaaacataaacaaacagcGTACCAGCCATCAAAGCAGAGAATGTGTGTAGTACATAAAAGTACACTGGACCTCCCTATTATATTTCTCACttctattgtatttattacatatcCTATATATTTATTGATGTGTGTCATCTTGACAAATGTGTTTCTTGTAATAAATTATTAATGCACCTTTTAGTAGTGATGTATGTTTTGTTACTCTTTATTGGTTTGTTAAGTTTACTGGGAAGGTTTTGCTTACATTACGTAAGGACATTAGTTCCTATTTTTCAGACAAAGCCAAAATCCGCTTACAAACCACAACTGTTCACTAGAAGAGGATATGGCCGTCAAAAGACGTGTGTTTTATTTTGGCTGAAACTATCGACTCGTCAGATCATCACACACAATATAGTGATAAtactaatacaataataataaacagtaGACCAGGGGTTTCTTAACCATTCTGACCACGGGGCCTAACTTTTACACTGCAGAGGTGCCCGGGTCCCActccaatattaacactgaataagTAATctcactcttgattttaatcatatgcCATATTTATGTCTAACGTACTGACAGTCGAACATTAGAAATCTTGTCAAATGATacaaaagcatgtgttaattacaAAGATTATCATCAAGCCATTAGTATAGGCTGATTGGAAAATTAAATACTTGTCAAATATACTAAAAAGGAGTGGTCTCatgaaaaagttttaaaaaaatgaatttacgCAGTGCTAAAAAAATACGTACAAACGAAATGAATAGTACAAAATAATATTATATGTTTATTACATAAactccccaaaaaataaagtgcaaatgaaaatacagctactTCACTTTAGTCacaattttttgcgcttaagactcAACATTATGACTATTATGGCTTcaaacttcttctgtttgtttgagattgtctccactgccacatgtggtggaatatatatatatgtaggtgtgggaaaaatcccatgactacttcatctcaacagaactgtttcatgaggggttccctcaatcatcaggagatttttttttaggctgaaacagttctgtagagatgaagtagtcttgtgatttttcccacacctacatattgcgctctaccacggtatcgagcactattctctggataatccaatcaagacatatatatatatatatatatatatatatatatatatatatatatatatatatatattatagatagtattatttgcggatgatacaacagcattttgttcaggagagaacacacagaggataatacaaataataacagaagaaatgaacaaattaaaaaaatggtttgacaaaaacagactatcattgaatctcagtaaaactaaaataatgcgatttggtaacagtagaaaagaaagtcaaacacaaatacaaatagacggaatagaaattgaaagcgtaaatgaaaccaaatttctaggtataatgattgatgataaattgaaccggatatctcatgtaaaaaatatacaacataaagtagcaagaaatacgtcaataatgaataaagccaagtatgttctagaccaaaaatcacttcatattctctactgctcactagtgttaccatatctgagttactgtgtagaaatatggggaaataattacaaaagtacacttcattcactaacagtgttacaaaaaagatcagttagaataatacataatgttggatatagagaacatacaaaccctttacttattgaatcaaagatactgaaattccacgacatagtggaattgcaaacagctaagattatacacaaatcaaactataacctgcttcccaagaatatacaacaattcttctcaacaaaagaagagaaatataatcttagagaaaaatgtaatttaaaacatttgtatgcacgtgcaacacttaagacctttagtatatcagtatgtggaattaaattatggaatggattaagcaaataaaaatcaaaaaatatacaaatatgatccacttcaagaaactcttcaaactggaagtgtttacaaagtaacaAAAAGAAGAACtataataaacattctgattttactcacccatttattctcaaaataatcttacttatctcatcgtatggaataaaacttacttcaccaattatttatttgtttatttatgtttatcGTGATTACTTGTTACttaaggagtatacattgtgaatacattgagaacaggaagtgaacaaaagttttagcaactgttatgtaaagaaaaggggtaggatttaataagctctgcttcttcctactccttttcgaacatgttgaaaagagaaactggaaattgtgatgtttcatgttgtatgcttgcatgttccaaataaactcaaactcatatACATTTACGTTTAGTATAGATTATAATTTGACTGAGAAGCCGTACACCCATGTTTTGTATTCTGGTAAACTGATTTAAAAATGTCACAGTTTTCATAATGAGCAGAAAAAACACGGTATTTGTGAATGCAAGTAACAGATCGTGGAAATATCATTTCtgacatgtttaaaatatttaaaaaatggcaatCAAACAATGCTGACATGCATCATAATATATGAGTTGCAGGTTAAGTACAAACACGGATGCGATCATGTACACGTTTCCACATTTAATCGCGGGAAAGTCCCAAATGCACTACATCATTACCATAGAATCACATAGCGCAGTATTGTGGTCTGTAAAGGTCCTGAAGAGGAAATGGGGAACTATCTCTTCCCTCCCTTGTCTGGAAAAGCAGAAGAGATTGTAATGTGATGTGATTCAGATGTTTAAACTGAAACCCTGATTTATGACCTTTTACTGACCATTCTTCAGCTGCCCCtgttcctccatccatccatccattttctaccgcttattccctttcggggtcgcggagggcgctggcgcctatctcagctacaatcgggcggaaggcagggtacaccctggacaagtcgccacctcatcgcagggccaacacagatagacagacaacattcacactcacattcacacactagggccaatttagtgttgccaatcaacctatccccaggtgcatgtctt includes:
- the il12ba gene encoding interleukin 12Ba isoform X2, yielding MNVFDFTLICAFIQLGYQNPLSSWTLKPNVLVVKVNGMLGQQALKCLHSAEEVMRGDDKDILWKKNGAEEAQRGNSYLVQLEESLGGGNYSCYSKDGSLLNHTLVLIQEGNTNKRKILVKSDLGDYLKCSTKNFEGAFNCSWTWDRSRVGKVELIGVERERNCSVDTSGHHSTCNFSCSEDGTGHGISCVDEQYCAYAEEKSRIHVTVYVRTDDFLVESYFKHFFLSEIVKPDKVKIRRVNTSMIEWTYPSSWSSPYSYFPLTFQVLERRRGCKTCDKPCNESANAKTITVHSLSTCQFEVKHKSGTVCVRAKDALCNSQWSEWSHLSIE
- the il12ba gene encoding interleukin 12Ba isoform X1; this translates as MNVFDFTLICAFIQLGYQNPLSSWTLKPNVLVVKVNGMLGQQALKCLHSAEEVMRGDDKDILWKKNGAEEAQRGNSYLVQLEESLGGGNYSCYSKDGSLLNHTLVLIQEGNTNKRKILVKSDLGDYLKCSTKNFEGAFNCSWTWDRSRVGKVELIGVERERNCSVDTSGHHSTCNFSCSEDGTGHGISCVDEQYCAYAEEKSRIHVTVYVRTDDFLVESYFKHFFLSEIVKPDKVKIRRVNTSMIEWTYPSSWSSPYSYFPLTFQVLERRRGCKTCDKPCNESANAKTITVHSLSTCQFEVKHKSGTVCVRAKDALCNSQWSEWSHLRMRKKKKNINKQRTSHQSRECV